A single genomic interval of Natator depressus isolate rNatDep1 chromosome 16, rNatDep2.hap1, whole genome shotgun sequence harbors:
- the LOC141999719 gene encoding ficolin-2-like → MGRAAQKTLLSLLCLAATVCQAQDTCPEVNLVGFNSTDKLSIVQGCPGIPGATGPRGDQGNAGTRGEQGPLGIPGKEGKTGPKGERGPAGHPGVKGDKGAPGCTGMPGTPVQKVVEDILCKKGAKNCKELLARGNIMSGWYTIYPRDCKAMTVLCDMDTDGGGWIVFQRRVDGSVDFYRDWYSYKRGFGSQLSEFWLGNDNIHLLTSLGPNELRVDLRDFDNNDVFATFSSFRITGEDEKYTLIIGPFLKGTAGDSLFRHNGMMFSTHDRDNDMSSINCAIAFKGAWWYSECHASNLNGLYLKGAHESYADGVNWQSSKGHHYSFKMTEMKIRPM, encoded by the exons ATGGGGAGAGCTGCCCAGAAAACTCTCCTCTCTTTACTCTGTCTAGCAGCAACGGTTTGTCAGGCTCAGGACACCTGCCCAG AGGTGAACTTAGTGGGTTTCAACAGTACTGATAAACTCTCCATTGTGCAAGGCTGCCCTGGAATTCCAGGTGCCACAGGGCCCAGAGGAGACCAAGGAAATGCAGGAACAAGAG GAGAACAGGGACCTCTGGGGATCCCTGGAAAGGAGGGAAAAACTGGCCCAAAAG GAGAAAGAGGTCCTGCTGGCCACCCTGGAGTGAAAG GAGATAAAGGAGCCCCGGGATGTACAGGAATGCCCGGAACACCTG TGCAGAAAGTCGTGGAAGACATACTGTGTAAGAAAG GAGCAAAGAACTGCAAGGAGCTGTTAGCTAGAGGCAACATCATGAGCGGCTGGTACACCATCTACCCCCGTGACTGTAAAGCCATGACTGTGCTGtgtgacatggacacagatggcGGAGGATGGATT GTATTCCAGAGACGGGTGGATGGCTCTGTGGATTTTTACCGTGACTGGTATTCATACAAGAGAGGTTTtggcagccagctgtcagaattCTGGCTGGGGAAtgacaatatccacctgctgacaTCCCTTG GTCCCAACGAGCTTCGTGTCGATCTCAGAGATTTTGACAACAATGATGTATTTGCTACATTCTCATCTTTCAGAATTACAGGGGAGGATGAGAAATACACGCTGATAATTGGACCCTTTCTTAAAGGCACAGCAG GGGATTCTTTATTCAGACACAACGGCATGATGTTTTCAACCCACGACCGTGACAACGACATGTCATCAATAAACTGTGCAATAGCCTTTAAAGGGGCCTGGTGGTACAGTGAATGTCATGCGTCCAACCTGAATGGATTATACCTGAAAGGAGCCCACGAAAGCTATGCTGATGGGGTGAACTGGCAATCATCCAAAGGGCACCACTACTCCTTCAAGATGACAgagatgaaaatcaggcccatgtaG